The following coding sequences lie in one Oryctolagus cuniculus chromosome 7, mOryCun1.1, whole genome shotgun sequence genomic window:
- the CEP104 gene encoding centrosomal protein of 104 kDa isoform X2 encodes MNRGACRMPHKIGFVVVSSSGHEDGFSARELMIHAPTVSGWRSPRFCQFPQEIVLQMVERCRIRKLQLLAHQYMISSKIEFYISESLPEYLVPYPAERFRRLGYVSLCDNEKTGCKARELKSVHVDAVGRFLKLIFHQNHVNKYNVYNQVALVAVNIIGDPADFGDERNVTSREKLIDHYLGHNTEDPALEGTYAGRSDYISPLDDLAFDMYQDPEVAQIIRKLDERKREAVRKERYDCAKKLKQAIADLQKVGERLGRYEVEKRCAVEKEDYDLAKEKKRQMQQYRAEVYQQLQLHSLLDAEQMRRPLDLPVQPLIRSGSPRHQKPVPSLPQPEEGVTENQSAEPILQEKPAYSPSVSPRRSAVGQFLPATGPPAKSVAEALPYDERPLPAARRQQGDTLVQPETSDADSSEDARRAGVPGEPEPLTEKALREAGAAIDVLGDTLVAGAYSKTWSYREDALLALYKKMTEMPAGTPKEDVKSTLRAAVFLIRRAIKDIVTSVFQASLKLLKMIITHYVPKHRLGKPETTHCVERTVPVLLARTGDSSARLRILAANFIQEMALFKEVKSLQIIPSYLVQPLKANSSTHLAMSQMDLLGRLLRDLGTEGSGFTVDGVMKFSVSALQHRVYEVREAAVRVVLDLYRQHPASVLEHLPAEDSSARRNVLYRTLFEGFARIDGRPTGAEVQAQRKAATEAAERRKQEEIKALQGQLAALKGIQAEVQEKEGTAAVTEKPRPQDTQERRAAPPAAPEAAEGHYLDNLCIFCGERSDAFTEEGLDLHYWKHCLMLTRCDHCRQVVEVCSLTEHLLTECDRKDDFGKCCRCREAVSKEELPRHIEAKDCNPAKSEKLANRCPLCHENFTPGEEAWKAHLMGPSGCTMNLRKTHILHKAQALQPGKGPAVAKAGAPGLKAGSKIPTPRGGLSKGSTRTRAKR; translated from the exons GTTCTGCCAGTTTCCACAAGAGATCGTTCTTCAGATGGTGGAGAGGTGTCGCATACGGAAGCTGCAGCTGCTGGCTCACCAGTACATGATCTCCAGCAAGATCGAGTTCTACATCAGTGAAAGCCTGCCGGAGTATCTCGTGCCGTATCCAGCCGAGCGCTTTCGGAGACTTGG CTACGTCTCCCTCTGCGACAACGAGAAGACGGGGTGCAAAGCCCGGGAGCTGAAGTCCGTGCACGTGGACGCGGTGGGGCGGTTTCTCAAGCTGATTTTCCACCAGAACCACGTCAACAAATACAACGTGTACAACCAG GTGGCTTTGGTCGCAGTGAACATCATTGGGGACCCTGCGGACTTCGGCGACGAGAGGAACGTT ACCTCTAGGGAGAAGCTCATCGACCATTACCTCGGGCACAACACAGAGGACCCAGCCCTCGAAGGAACCTACGCCGG GAGATCGGACTACATTTCTCCACTGGATGACCTGGCCTTCGACATGTACCAGGACCCAGAAGTCGCGCAGATTATCCGCAAGTTAGATGAGAGGAAACGGGAGGCCGTCCGGAAGGAGCGCTATGACTGCGCCAAGAAGCTGAAGCAGGCCATCGCCGACCTGCAGAAG GTTGGCGAGCGTCTTGGGAGGTACGAGGTGGAGAAACGCTGCGCCGTGGAGAAGGAGGACTACGACCTGGCCAAGGAGAAGAAGCGCCAGATGCAGCAGTACCGCGCCGAGGTGTAccagcagctgcagctgcacAGCCTGCTGGACGCCGAGCAG ATGCGAAGACCTTTGGATTTGCCTGTCCAGCCCCTCATTCGTTCTGGGAGTCCACGCCACCAAAAGCCGGTGCCCTCGCTGCCCCAGCCAGAGGAGGGGGTGACGGAAAACCAGTCTGCAGAGCCTATCCTCCAGGAGAAGCCCGCGTACTCTCCATCCGTTTCTCCACGGCGTTCTGCCGTGGGCCAGTTCCTGCCAGCCACGGGGCCTCCTGCCAAGAGCGTT GCGGAGGCCCTGCCCTACGATGAGCGGCCGCTGCCCGCCGCGCGCAGGCAGCAGGGGGACACGCTGGTGCAGCCAGAGACGAGTGACGCCGACAGCAGCGAAGACGCTCGGAGGGCGGGCGTTCCCGGGGAGCCGGAGCCCTTGACGGAGAAGGCCTTGCGGGAAGCCGGCGCTGCCATCGACGTGCTGGGAGACACCTTG GTGGCCGGGGCCTACTCCAAGACGTGGTCCTACCGAGAAGACGCGCTGCTTGCTCTCTACAAAAAGATGACGGAAATGCCGGCCGGGACCCCAAAGGAAGACGTAAAGAGCACGCTGAGGGCGGCTGTCTTTCTCATCCGAAGAGCCATAAAGGACATCGTGACCTCT GTCTTTCAGGCTTCCCTGAAGCTGCTGAAGATGATCATCACGCACTACGTTCCTAAACACAGGCTGGGCAAACCGGAGACCACGCACTGCGTCGAGAGGACGGTCCCTGTCCTGCTTGCCAGAACCGGCGATTCCTCTGCCCGCCTCCGAATCCTCGCTGCCAACTTCATTCAG GAAATGGCCTTGTTCAAGGAGGTTAAATCTCTCCAAATTATTCCGTCTTACTTGGTGCAACCGCTGAAAGCCAACTCCTCGACTCACCTGGCCATGAGTCAGATGGACCTGCTGGGCCGGCTGCTGCGAGACCTGGGCACCGAGGGCTCGGGCTTCACGGTGGATGGCGTGATGAAG TTCTCCGTGAGCGCCCTGCAGCACAGGGTGTACGAGGTCCGTGAGGCGGCGGTGAGGGTCGTCCTGGACCTGTACCGGCAGCACCCGGCCTCTGTCCTGGAGCACCTCCCCGCCGAGGACAGCAGCGCGCGCAGGAACGTCCTGTACAGGACCCTGTTTGAGGGCTTCGCCAGAATTGACGGCAGGCCCACAGGGGCTGAAGTGCAG GCACAGAGAAAGGCAGCTACAGAAGCCGCAGAAAGACGGAAGCAAGAGGAGATCAAGGCTCTGCAAGGGCAGCTGGCGGCCCTGAAGGGAATCCAGGCAGAAGTGCAG GAGAAAGAGGGCACCGCTGCCGTCACGGAGAAGCCACGGCCACAGG acaCCCAGGAGAGGAGGGCGGCTCCGCCGGCTGCTCCGGAAGCTGCAGAGGGACACTACTTGGACAA CCTGTGCATCTTCTGTGGGGAGCGCAGCGACGCGTTCACGGAGGAGGGCCTGGACCTGCACTACTGGAAACACTGCCTGATGCTCACGCGATGTGACCACTGCAGACAG GTGGTGGAGGTGTGCAGCCTGACGGAGCACCTGCTGACCGAGTGTGACAGGAAGGACGATTTTGGCAAGTGCTGCCGCTGCCGCGAGGCCGTCTCTAAGGAGGAGCTGCCCAGACACATCGAGGCAAAGGACTGCAACC CCGCCAAGTCAGAGAAGCTGGCAAACCGGTGTCCTCTGTGCCATGAGAATTTCACGcctggagaggag GCGTGGAAAGCTCACCTCATGGGCCCTTCTGGCTGCACCATGAACCTGCGCAAGACGCACATCCTGCACAAGGCCCAGGCGCTGCAGCCAG GTAAAGGCCCAGCCGTGGCCAAGGCCGGGGCCCCAGGACTGAAGGCCGGAAGCAAgatccccacccccaggggaggCCTGAGTAAGGGCTCCACCAGGACCCGTGCAAAGCGGTGA
- the CEP104 gene encoding centrosomal protein of 104 kDa isoform X1: MNRGACRMPHKIGFVVVSSSGHEDGFSARELMIHAPTVSGWRSPRFCQFPQEIVLQMVERCRIRKLQLLAHQYMISSKIEFYISESLPEYLVPYPAERFRRLGYVSLCDNEKTGCKARELKSVHVDAVGRFLKLIFHQNHVNKYNVYNQVALVAVNIIGDPADFGDERNVTSREKLIDHYLGHNTEDPALEGTYAGRSDYISPLDDLAFDMYQDPEVAQIIRKLDERKREAVRKERYDCAKKLKQAIADLQKVGERLGRYEVEKRCAVEKEDYDLAKEKKRQMQQYRAEVYQQLQLHSLLDAEQMRRPLDLPVQPLIRSGSPRHQKPVPSLPQPEEGVTENQSAEPILQEKPAYSPSVSPRRSAVGQFLPATGPPAKSVAEALPYDERPLPAARRQQGDTLVQPETSDADSSEDARRAGVPGEPEPLTEKALREAGAAIDVLGDTLVAGAYSKTWSYREDALLALYKKMTEMPAGTPKEDVKSTLRAAVFLIRRAIKDIVTSVFQASLKLLKMIITHYVPKHRLGKPETTHCVERTVPVLLARTGDSSARLRILAANFIQEMALFKEVKSLQIIPSYLVQPLKANSSTHLAMSQMDLLGRLLRDLGTEGSGFTVDGVMKFSVSALQHRVYEVREAAVRVVLDLYRQHPASVLEHLPAEDSSARRNVLYRTLFEGFARIDGRPTGAEVQEKEGTAAVTEKPRPQDTQERRAAPPAAPEAAEGHYLDNLCIFCGERSDAFTEEGLDLHYWKHCLMLTRCDHCRQVVEVCSLTEHLLTECDRKDDFGKCCRCREAVSKEELPRHIEAKDCNPAKSEKLANRCPLCHENFTPGEEAWKAHLMGPSGCTMNLRKTHILHKAQALQPGKGPAVAKAGAPGLKAGSKIPTPRGGLSKGSTRTRAKR, encoded by the exons GTTCTGCCAGTTTCCACAAGAGATCGTTCTTCAGATGGTGGAGAGGTGTCGCATACGGAAGCTGCAGCTGCTGGCTCACCAGTACATGATCTCCAGCAAGATCGAGTTCTACATCAGTGAAAGCCTGCCGGAGTATCTCGTGCCGTATCCAGCCGAGCGCTTTCGGAGACTTGG CTACGTCTCCCTCTGCGACAACGAGAAGACGGGGTGCAAAGCCCGGGAGCTGAAGTCCGTGCACGTGGACGCGGTGGGGCGGTTTCTCAAGCTGATTTTCCACCAGAACCACGTCAACAAATACAACGTGTACAACCAG GTGGCTTTGGTCGCAGTGAACATCATTGGGGACCCTGCGGACTTCGGCGACGAGAGGAACGTT ACCTCTAGGGAGAAGCTCATCGACCATTACCTCGGGCACAACACAGAGGACCCAGCCCTCGAAGGAACCTACGCCGG GAGATCGGACTACATTTCTCCACTGGATGACCTGGCCTTCGACATGTACCAGGACCCAGAAGTCGCGCAGATTATCCGCAAGTTAGATGAGAGGAAACGGGAGGCCGTCCGGAAGGAGCGCTATGACTGCGCCAAGAAGCTGAAGCAGGCCATCGCCGACCTGCAGAAG GTTGGCGAGCGTCTTGGGAGGTACGAGGTGGAGAAACGCTGCGCCGTGGAGAAGGAGGACTACGACCTGGCCAAGGAGAAGAAGCGCCAGATGCAGCAGTACCGCGCCGAGGTGTAccagcagctgcagctgcacAGCCTGCTGGACGCCGAGCAG ATGCGAAGACCTTTGGATTTGCCTGTCCAGCCCCTCATTCGTTCTGGGAGTCCACGCCACCAAAAGCCGGTGCCCTCGCTGCCCCAGCCAGAGGAGGGGGTGACGGAAAACCAGTCTGCAGAGCCTATCCTCCAGGAGAAGCCCGCGTACTCTCCATCCGTTTCTCCACGGCGTTCTGCCGTGGGCCAGTTCCTGCCAGCCACGGGGCCTCCTGCCAAGAGCGTT GCGGAGGCCCTGCCCTACGATGAGCGGCCGCTGCCCGCCGCGCGCAGGCAGCAGGGGGACACGCTGGTGCAGCCAGAGACGAGTGACGCCGACAGCAGCGAAGACGCTCGGAGGGCGGGCGTTCCCGGGGAGCCGGAGCCCTTGACGGAGAAGGCCTTGCGGGAAGCCGGCGCTGCCATCGACGTGCTGGGAGACACCTTG GTGGCCGGGGCCTACTCCAAGACGTGGTCCTACCGAGAAGACGCGCTGCTTGCTCTCTACAAAAAGATGACGGAAATGCCGGCCGGGACCCCAAAGGAAGACGTAAAGAGCACGCTGAGGGCGGCTGTCTTTCTCATCCGAAGAGCCATAAAGGACATCGTGACCTCT GTCTTTCAGGCTTCCCTGAAGCTGCTGAAGATGATCATCACGCACTACGTTCCTAAACACAGGCTGGGCAAACCGGAGACCACGCACTGCGTCGAGAGGACGGTCCCTGTCCTGCTTGCCAGAACCGGCGATTCCTCTGCCCGCCTCCGAATCCTCGCTGCCAACTTCATTCAG GAAATGGCCTTGTTCAAGGAGGTTAAATCTCTCCAAATTATTCCGTCTTACTTGGTGCAACCGCTGAAAGCCAACTCCTCGACTCACCTGGCCATGAGTCAGATGGACCTGCTGGGCCGGCTGCTGCGAGACCTGGGCACCGAGGGCTCGGGCTTCACGGTGGATGGCGTGATGAAG TTCTCCGTGAGCGCCCTGCAGCACAGGGTGTACGAGGTCCGTGAGGCGGCGGTGAGGGTCGTCCTGGACCTGTACCGGCAGCACCCGGCCTCTGTCCTGGAGCACCTCCCCGCCGAGGACAGCAGCGCGCGCAGGAACGTCCTGTACAGGACCCTGTTTGAGGGCTTCGCCAGAATTGACGGCAGGCCCACAGGGGCTGAAGTGCAG GAGAAAGAGGGCACCGCTGCCGTCACGGAGAAGCCACGGCCACAGG acaCCCAGGAGAGGAGGGCGGCTCCGCCGGCTGCTCCGGAAGCTGCAGAGGGACACTACTTGGACAA CCTGTGCATCTTCTGTGGGGAGCGCAGCGACGCGTTCACGGAGGAGGGCCTGGACCTGCACTACTGGAAACACTGCCTGATGCTCACGCGATGTGACCACTGCAGACAG GTGGTGGAGGTGTGCAGCCTGACGGAGCACCTGCTGACCGAGTGTGACAGGAAGGACGATTTTGGCAAGTGCTGCCGCTGCCGCGAGGCCGTCTCTAAGGAGGAGCTGCCCAGACACATCGAGGCAAAGGACTGCAACC CCGCCAAGTCAGAGAAGCTGGCAAACCGGTGTCCTCTGTGCCATGAGAATTTCACGcctggagaggag GCGTGGAAAGCTCACCTCATGGGCCCTTCTGGCTGCACCATGAACCTGCGCAAGACGCACATCCTGCACAAGGCCCAGGCGCTGCAGCCAG GTAAAGGCCCAGCCGTGGCCAAGGCCGGGGCCCCAGGACTGAAGGCCGGAAGCAAgatccccacccccaggggaggCCTGAGTAAGGGCTCCACCAGGACCCGTGCAAAGCGGTGA